The Fodinibius saliphilus genome has a segment encoding these proteins:
- a CDS encoding carbohydrate binding family 9 domain-containing protein, translating to MKYSGSVLVVLFIVVTQQVVGQSTTDRTAAVKPQSISENFEITADLDQPAWDKAPVIYIKNQVMPDDNASATVQTKVKMLYSKEYLYIGFWAKDPNPQNIRANISDRDKSFRDDFVGVFVDPFNNNQNAYELFSNPLGIQMDGMRSGNNEDMNFDLLWYSEGKITDEGYQVVMKVPFASLNFPDKKVQDWSIQFIRNYPRSTRYQFTWSDVSVDNSCLICQNGEMKGVKNIESSNAVEFLPYGMGYQNSTLKNPENSSNLNHGRINGRIGGSVSYSPNSTSSINAVVNPDFSQVETDAAQIGANETFALYYPEKRPFFMRRSDLFATRENLFYSRMINRPIAAGKYTHQADNFSLAFLTAYDRDSPFLVPGKYSSSLVRSDIDAYNNIFRGKYNFGSESYIGGLFTARNQGEGSNYVGSIDWNILLADQYYFSGQLGYSSTKELDDSTLMSEGRVFGEKRYDAAFNGEQYGGTLVSAEFSREAKYYNFDFEYKSFSPTFQTQSGFINRTDRRQLEASQSIAYYPNKDWLSRGRVSVSGVWRYDFGGQFQERFIYTRWSNNLAGQTYLSFSYLPLNDEHFRGEFFTRLHRTMVNLQSNPMDMLSFGGNVNFGRYIYKSNNPQLGRGYNASVYTTLKPSSRLELSLRYNYSTLSSVEDDQEFYSGSIFRMTGNYNFSRRLFARVITQYNSFKEQIQLYPLVYYKVNPFTKFYIGMTDYMNHFDSGKPDGLGGFTETDRQFFVKFQYLIQS from the coding sequence ATGAAGTATTCAGGTAGTGTTTTAGTCGTTTTGTTTATAGTAGTGACGCAACAGGTAGTGGGGCAGTCAACTACAGACAGAACAGCAGCTGTAAAACCTCAGTCGATTTCGGAAAATTTTGAAATTACCGCTGATCTAGATCAGCCAGCTTGGGATAAAGCACCGGTAATATATATAAAGAACCAAGTGATGCCCGATGATAATGCTTCAGCAACTGTTCAGACCAAAGTGAAAATGCTATACAGCAAAGAGTATTTATATATCGGCTTTTGGGCAAAAGATCCCAACCCTCAGAACATTCGGGCTAATATTTCAGATCGGGATAAAAGTTTTCGAGATGATTTTGTAGGGGTCTTTGTTGATCCTTTTAATAATAACCAAAATGCCTATGAGCTATTTTCAAATCCACTGGGCATTCAGATGGATGGCATGCGATCTGGAAATAACGAAGACATGAATTTTGATCTGCTATGGTATTCAGAAGGCAAAATAACAGATGAAGGTTACCAGGTAGTAATGAAAGTTCCTTTTGCAAGCCTAAACTTTCCAGATAAAAAGGTGCAGGATTGGTCAATACAATTTATCCGAAACTATCCGCGTAGTACCCGTTATCAGTTTACCTGGAGTGATGTAAGTGTAGATAATTCATGTCTAATTTGTCAAAATGGAGAGATGAAAGGGGTGAAAAATATTGAAAGCAGTAATGCTGTTGAGTTTTTGCCTTATGGTATGGGTTATCAGAATAGTACATTGAAAAACCCAGAGAATTCATCGAATTTGAATCATGGGCGGATAAATGGACGGATTGGTGGAAGTGTTTCTTATTCTCCTAATTCTACGAGTTCTATAAATGCAGTGGTTAATCCGGATTTTAGTCAGGTTGAAACTGATGCGGCACAGATAGGGGCAAATGAAACATTTGCATTATACTATCCCGAAAAACGTCCCTTTTTTATGCGAAGAAGTGATTTGTTCGCTACCAGAGAGAATCTTTTTTATTCTCGTATGATTAACCGCCCGATAGCAGCTGGTAAATATACGCATCAGGCAGATAATTTTAGTCTTGCTTTTTTGACGGCCTATGATCGAGACAGTCCTTTCCTGGTTCCGGGTAAATATAGTAGTTCTTTAGTCCGATCAGATATAGATGCTTACAATAATATATTTCGAGGAAAATACAATTTTGGCTCTGAATCGTATATCGGCGGACTGTTTACAGCACGAAACCAAGGGGAAGGATCCAACTATGTGGGGAGTATTGATTGGAATATTTTGTTAGCAGATCAGTACTACTTTAGTGGGCAGTTGGGCTATTCCAGTACTAAAGAACTCGATGATTCAACATTAATGTCAGAAGGCAGAGTATTTGGAGAAAAACGATATGATGCTGCGTTTAACGGGGAGCAGTATGGTGGTACCCTGGTGAGTGCTGAGTTTTCGCGGGAAGCGAAGTATTACAACTTTGATTTTGAGTACAAATCATTTTCACCAACTTTCCAAACCCAGTCAGGATTTATCAATAGAACAGATAGGCGTCAACTGGAAGCATCACAGAGTATTGCTTACTATCCCAATAAAGATTGGTTATCACGAGGTAGAGTAAGTGTAAGCGGGGTCTGGAGATATGATTTTGGAGGGCAGTTTCAAGAACGTTTTATCTATACAAGATGGAGTAATAATTTGGCTGGCCAAACGTACCTTTCTTTTAGTTACTTGCCTCTAAATGATGAACATTTTCGAGGAGAGTTTTTCACCAGACTTCATCGTACAATGGTTAATCTGCAATCAAATCCTATGGATATGCTCTCTTTTGGGGGTAATGTTAATTTCGGTCGATATATTTATAAGAGCAATAATCCCCAATTGGGTAGAGGGTACAATGCAAGTGTTTATACAACATTAAAGCCCAGTAGTCGTCTGGAATTGTCGCTGCGTTATAATTATTCCACATTATCTTCTGTCGAGGATGATCAGGAGTTTTATAGTGGCAGTATTTTCAGAATGACGGGAAATTATAACTTTTCAAGAAGGTTGTTTGCCCGTGTAATAACTCAGTACAATTCATTTAAAGAACAAATCCAGTTATATCCACTGGTGTATTATAAGGTCAACCCTTTCACAAAGTTTTATATTGGTATGACGGATTATATGAACCATTTTGACTCGGGAAAACCCGATGGTTTAGGGGGATTCACAGAAACGGATCGCCAGTTTTTTGTAAAATTTCAGTATCTGATACAGAGCTAG